One Oscillospiraceae bacterium genomic region harbors:
- a CDS encoding YebC/PmpR family DNA-binding transcriptional regulator — MSGHSKWNNIKRKKEKTDGARAKVFTKIGREIAVAVKEGGGNPASNSKLAALIAKAKANSVPNDNIQRIIKRAEGGDKTEYEAMTYEGYGPGGIAVMVETLTDNRNRTAANMRHYFDKFGGNLGQMGCVSFMFTQKGVIVVDLEDKDPDQLMMDALDAGADDFDAGEDAAEVVTSPENFTAVCEALEKKGYTFVSADVAMVPSTTTTLTDPDQLVQMGKLLDALDDDDDVQNAWHSLENEEDLDR, encoded by the coding sequence ATGTCTGGACATAGCAAATGGAACAATATCAAGCGTAAAAAGGAAAAGACCGACGGCGCCCGCGCTAAAGTCTTTACCAAAATCGGCCGCGAGATCGCCGTTGCCGTTAAGGAAGGCGGCGGCAACCCCGCTTCCAACTCCAAGCTGGCGGCTCTGATCGCCAAGGCTAAGGCCAACAGCGTGCCCAACGATAACATCCAGCGTATCATCAAGCGCGCCGAGGGCGGCGACAAGACCGAGTACGAAGCAATGACCTACGAGGGCTACGGCCCCGGCGGCATCGCTGTCATGGTCGAGACCCTGACCGACAACCGCAACCGTACCGCTGCCAATATGCGCCACTACTTTGATAAGTTCGGCGGCAATCTGGGCCAGATGGGCTGCGTCAGCTTCATGTTCACCCAGAAGGGCGTCATCGTCGTCGACCTGGAGGACAAGGACCCCGACCAGCTGATGATGGACGCACTGGACGCCGGTGCTGACGACTTCGATGCAGGCGAAGACGCCGCCGAGGTCGTCACCAGCCCCGAGAACTTCACCGCCGTGTGCGAGGCTCTCGAGAAGAAGGGCTACACCTTCGTTTCCGCTGATGTCGCCATGGTGCCTTCCACCACCACCACCCTGACCGATCCCGACCAGCTGGTGCAGATGGGCAAGCTGCTGGATGCCCTGGACGACGATGACGATGTCCAGAACGCATGGCACAGCCTGGAGAACGAGGAAGACCTCGACCGCTAA
- a CDS encoding PASTA domain-containing protein: MSEPLCPHCLQPLRGRYEGNCPHCGRSLENRNPEGALPLGTQLAGRYTIGTYLSADGDGLAYRGILNEEKKFVLIKEYFPVTLCNGRSPEGALMPKEGKEVLFKTSRMDFKDLYDDLHNLTPATGLNTILDVMEENNTVYAVEESEKGMTLTHYLSLRSRTLTPAEARTLLQPVMEGVALLHKSGLIHRGICPDNILLPIDGTARLTGYGTLALRTGGSELKSQLYPGYAAPEQYSAAEFSGRYTDVYALAAVCYKMVTGQTPVAAPQRKVRDSLESAHSLEAGVPTWFSQVLACALRLDPARRMQTVPELMSALTDPNVANAMFERGDNQISTRKIMAVSLVVIFILAVLLFWSLLGSRSDDKPTPISTPAENSEEGASSYEEIETIPDLVGKRYLTEIKDSDLYAGYRIVMTEQNSSEVAQGVVISQDPLAGTLKTEENQIIRLVVSKGPNLVEMPDILGFTQANAIKQLDERGIQYRMQVVENDGTFAEGCVAKTDVVAGTKFDAGKTIVNVFIAGERDDTLVASTASSEEETDSGDSQAE; the protein is encoded by the coding sequence ATGTCGGAACCGCTTTGCCCACACTGCCTGCAGCCCCTGCGGGGCCGTTACGAGGGAAACTGCCCCCACTGCGGGCGCTCGCTGGAGAACCGCAACCCGGAGGGCGCCCTGCCGCTGGGCACCCAGCTGGCGGGCAGGTACACCATCGGCACCTATTTGAGCGCCGACGGTGATGGCCTGGCTTACCGCGGCATTTTGAACGAGGAGAAGAAGTTCGTCCTCATCAAAGAGTATTTCCCCGTTACCCTTTGCAACGGCCGCAGCCCCGAGGGAGCGCTGATGCCCAAAGAGGGGAAAGAAGTGCTGTTCAAGACCAGCCGGATGGACTTTAAGGATCTGTACGACGATCTGCATAACCTCACCCCGGCCACCGGCCTGAACACCATCCTGGACGTGATGGAGGAAAACAACACCGTCTACGCTGTGGAGGAAAGCGAAAAGGGCATGACCCTGACGCATTATCTCAGCCTGCGCAGCCGCACACTGACCCCCGCCGAGGCCCGCACCCTGCTGCAGCCGGTGATGGAGGGGGTGGCGCTGCTGCACAAATCCGGCCTGATCCATCGTGGCATCTGCCCGGATAACATTTTGCTGCCCATCGACGGCACCGCCCGGCTGACCGGCTACGGCACGCTGGCTCTGCGCACCGGCGGCAGTGAGCTGAAAAGCCAGCTCTATCCCGGCTATGCCGCGCCGGAACAGTACTCGGCTGCCGAGTTCAGCGGCCGCTACACCGACGTGTATGCGCTGGCAGCAGTCTGCTATAAGATGGTCACGGGGCAGACGCCTGTTGCCGCGCCCCAGCGCAAAGTGCGGGACAGTTTGGAATCCGCCCACAGCCTCGAGGCGGGCGTGCCGACCTGGTTCTCTCAGGTGTTGGCCTGTGCCCTGCGGCTGGACCCGGCGCGCCGGATGCAGACGGTGCCCGAACTGATGAGCGCCCTGACCGACCCCAACGTGGCCAACGCCATGTTTGAGCGGGGCGACAACCAGATCAGCACCCGCAAAATTATGGCAGTGTCGCTGGTGGTTATCTTTATTTTAGCGGTGCTGCTGTTCTGGAGCCTGCTGGGCAGCCGCAGCGATGACAAGCCGACCCCCATCTCCACGCCTGCCGAGAACAGCGAGGAGGGGGCCTCCAGCTATGAGGAGATCGAGACCATCCCCGACCTGGTGGGCAAGCGCTACCTGACCGAAATCAAGGACAGCGACCTCTACGCGGGCTACCGCATCGTAATGACCGAGCAGAACTCCTCCGAGGTCGCTCAGGGCGTCGTCATCAGCCAGGACCCGCTGGCGGGCACGCTGAAGACCGAGGAAAACCAGATCATCCGGCTGGTGGTAAGCAAGGGGCCGAACCTGGTGGAAATGCCCGACATCCTGGGCTTTACCCAGGCCAACGCCATTAAGCAGCTGGACGAGCGCGGCATCCAGTACCGCATGCAGGTCGTTGAGAATGACGGCACCTTCGCTGAGGGCTGCGTGGCCAAGACCGACGTGGTGGCCGGGACCAAGTTTGATGCCGGTAAGACCATCGTGAATGTGTTCATCGCCGGGGAACGGGATGATACGCTGGTAGCCTCCACCGCCAGCTCCGAGGAAGAAACGGACAGCGGAGATAGCCAGGCGGAATAA
- a CDS encoding ATP-binding protein: MRTKDELFRAAQREIAARRQHAVMQAETARRAAYAANPALSAADDAKMRAGLSLARTAALGGDMDAARAALEAADKAAAEAAQAAGFSEEAFAPKFRCPLCQDTGMRGGVPCICVADVARRLRREEINAASPLGLCQFSTFDVNRYPDTLVPEFGVTARAYMTKLLELSKNYAAKFNSKSKNLLFMGRSGLGKTHLALAIADAVLEGGHDVLYTSSAALAARLGREHFDYNSGDEWLTACQEADLLIMDDLGTEYITPLTISVLYELINTRMLTERPTIYTTNITDQSVFAARYTEKVASRMLGGCKMFMFMGDDQRMKQG, encoded by the coding sequence ATGCGCACCAAAGACGAACTGTTCCGCGCTGCCCAGCGGGAGATCGCAGCCCGGCGGCAGCATGCCGTCATGCAGGCCGAGACCGCCCGCCGCGCCGCCTACGCCGCCAATCCGGCGCTTTCTGCTGCCGATGATGCCAAGATGCGGGCAGGGCTTTCGTTAGCCCGCACCGCCGCTTTGGGCGGCGATATGGACGCCGCCCGTGCAGCCTTAGAGGCCGCCGACAAGGCCGCTGCCGAGGCCGCCCAGGCCGCCGGTTTCAGCGAGGAAGCCTTTGCCCCCAAGTTCCGCTGCCCGCTGTGCCAGGACACCGGCATGCGGGGCGGTGTGCCCTGCATCTGTGTGGCCGACGTGGCCCGCCGCCTGCGCCGGGAGGAGATCAACGCCGCCAGCCCGCTGGGGCTGTGCCAGTTCAGCACCTTTGACGTGAACCGCTACCCGGACACACTGGTGCCGGAGTTTGGCGTGACCGCCCGCGCTTACATGACCAAGCTGCTGGAATTGAGCAAAAACTACGCTGCTAAGTTTAACAGCAAAAGCAAGAACCTGCTGTTTATGGGCCGCAGCGGCCTGGGCAAGACCCACTTGGCGCTGGCCATTGCGGACGCCGTGCTGGAGGGCGGCCATGACGTGCTGTACACCAGTTCCGCCGCGCTGGCTGCCCGGCTGGGCCGCGAGCACTTCGACTACAACAGCGGCGACGAGTGGCTGACCGCCTGCCAGGAAGCCGACCTGCTGATCATGGATGACCTGGGCACCGAGTACATCACCCCGCTGACCATCAGCGTGCTGTATGAGCTGATCAATACCCGCATGCTGACCGAGCGCCCCACCATTTACACCACCAACATCACCGACCAAAGCGTTTTTGCCGCCCGCTACACCGAAAAAGTAGCCAGCCGCATGCTGGGCGGATGCAAGATGTTCATGTTTATGGGGGATGACCAGCGGATGAAGCAGGGATAG
- a CDS encoding DnaD domain protein codes for MPYKLAEYHGDTLAVPQLVVSHLTQTDGDTIRAALYLLQTGDTDPRTMARALGLSSVEAAKRALQYWAGAGLLVNDRGGAPIPEPEKPQKIDLANLNDPYVAVLCEEAQTAFGKALSRSEMQRLVGLYLTDGWQPDVILLCCAEVARQGRRTIAAVARELIRWREAGVETGEDAERYLRRCKQREQWCAEAAEQFGIAADALTRWERSAIARWHEEWGIGREMIEEALLRAGNKTTIRYVDGILRAWRAQGITTVSAARGQGQLSGSNILATQRPAPQQPAAASAQQPLSSRDWMAMFDEEG; via the coding sequence ATGCCTTATAAGCTGGCAGAGTATCACGGCGACACCTTAGCTGTACCGCAGCTGGTGGTTTCGCACCTGACACAGACGGACGGCGATACCATTCGTGCAGCGCTGTACCTGTTGCAGACCGGTGACACCGACCCCCGCACCATGGCCCGTGCCCTGGGCCTGTCCAGCGTGGAGGCTGCCAAACGTGCCCTGCAATACTGGGCCGGTGCCGGTCTGCTGGTCAACGACCGCGGCGGCGCACCCATCCCGGAGCCGGAGAAGCCCCAGAAGATCGACCTGGCCAACCTGAACGACCCCTACGTGGCCGTGCTGTGCGAGGAAGCCCAGACCGCCTTTGGCAAGGCCCTGAGCCGCAGCGAGATGCAGCGTTTGGTCGGCCTGTACCTGACCGACGGCTGGCAGCCCGACGTGATTTTGCTCTGCTGTGCCGAGGTTGCCCGCCAGGGACGGCGCACCATCGCCGCCGTTGCGCGGGAACTCATCCGCTGGCGGGAGGCCGGCGTGGAGACCGGCGAGGATGCCGAGCGCTACCTGCGCCGCTGCAAGCAGCGCGAGCAGTGGTGTGCCGAAGCCGCAGAGCAGTTTGGCATTGCCGCCGACGCCCTGACCCGCTGGGAGCGCAGCGCCATCGCCCGCTGGCACGAGGAATGGGGCATTGGCCGCGAGATGATCGAAGAAGCGCTGCTGCGGGCAGGCAACAAGACCACCATCCGCTATGTGGACGGCATCCTGCGGGCCTGGCGCGCCCAGGGCATCACGACGGTGTCGGCCGCCCGCGGGCAGGGGCAGCTTTCCGGCAGCAACATCTTGGCTACCCAGCGCCCCGCGCCCCAGCAGCCTGCCGCTGCCAGCGCCCAGCAACCCCTGTCCAGCCGCGACTGGATGGCTATGTTTGACGAGGAGGGCTAA
- a CDS encoding orotate phosphoribosyltransferase has translation MAMNLVKLPTGKPNLQLRVSKGHYATSHSHINYYIDVTLTKFRLSEARAAAQELVRGYRGTTIIDTILCLDGTEVIGACMGSELTKAGYSNMNAHQTIYVVTPEHTTGSQLIFRENTAPMIQNKHVLVLAASVTTGYTVQGAVEAIRYYGGEPAGVTAIFATVDECAGYPVASIFDPHDLPDYQSYDAHSCPWCKEGKKIDALVNSFGYSSL, from the coding sequence ATGGCGATGAATCTTGTTAAACTGCCCACCGGCAAGCCCAACCTGCAGCTGCGCGTCAGCAAGGGCCACTATGCCACCAGCCACAGCCACATCAACTATTATATTGATGTCACCCTCACGAAGTTCCGCTTATCCGAGGCCCGCGCTGCTGCCCAGGAACTGGTACGCGGCTACCGCGGCACCACCATTATCGACACCATCCTCTGTCTGGACGGCACCGAGGTCATCGGCGCCTGCATGGGCAGCGAGCTGACCAAGGCGGGCTATAGCAATATGAACGCCCACCAGACCATCTACGTCGTCACACCGGAGCATACCACCGGCAGCCAGCTGATCTTCCGCGAAAACACCGCCCCCATGATCCAGAATAAGCACGTGCTGGTGCTGGCGGCATCTGTCACCACCGGCTACACCGTGCAGGGCGCGGTGGAGGCCATCCGGTATTACGGCGGCGAGCCTGCCGGTGTGACCGCTATCTTTGCCACGGTGGACGAGTGCGCCGGGTATCCCGTGGCCAGCATCTTTGACCCCCACGACCTGCCCGACTACCAGAGCTATGATGCCCACAGCTGCCCCTGGTGCAAGGAGGGCAAAAAGATCGACGCCCTGGTGAACAGCTTTGGATATTCGAGTTTGTAA
- the rsmD gene encoding 16S rRNA (guanine(966)-N(2))-methyltransferase RsmD, whose amino-acid sequence MRVIAGTARGKNLQALPGEDVTRPTINRVKEAMFSSVQFLVPGARVLDLFAGSGQLGIEALSRGAKSCIFVDRSSDALAIVKANCKTAGVDRQSDIRQAEALPFLANIRGPFDLVLLDPPFHYDTLNEVLPALADKVAPGGVVLAESEREAVLPERAGALVLAKQYYYGKIMVSRYEKEEQA is encoded by the coding sequence ATGCGTGTAATTGCCGGTACCGCCCGGGGTAAAAACCTGCAGGCATTGCCGGGCGAGGATGTCACCCGCCCGACGATCAACCGTGTTAAGGAGGCCATGTTCTCCAGCGTGCAGTTTCTGGTGCCCGGCGCCCGTGTGCTGGACCTGTTTGCAGGCAGCGGCCAGCTGGGCATCGAGGCGTTGTCCCGCGGGGCAAAAAGCTGCATTTTTGTCGACCGTTCGTCGGATGCACTGGCCATCGTAAAGGCTAACTGCAAAACGGCGGGCGTTGACCGCCAAAGCGACATCCGCCAGGCGGAGGCCCTGCCTTTTCTGGCAAACATCCGCGGCCCGTTTGATCTGGTGCTGCTGGACCCGCCGTTCCATTACGATACCTTAAACGAGGTACTGCCCGCCCTGGCCGACAAAGTGGCCCCCGGCGGCGTGGTACTGGCCGAGAGCGAGCGCGAAGCCGTCCTACCCGAACGCGCCGGGGCGCTGGTGCTGGCCAAACAATACTATTACGGCAAGATCATGGTGAGCCGTTACGAGAAAGAGGAACAGGCATGA
- a CDS encoding ATPase translates to MNVEELLDLMEETLEAGTAVPFAPAKRVVDVDRMRDIIDEVRNNLPDEIRESKKIVNDREQIMKNAQVESETIIQKAEERAGALVSEQEIVKRSRQRAAEILTAANTQAKDLTRNATVYCETLLKKSEETLARSVADIKNTRMNLRSATRPNRGGQGGQNQ, encoded by the coding sequence ATGAACGTAGAAGAATTGCTCGATCTGATGGAAGAAACGCTGGAAGCCGGTACGGCTGTGCCCTTTGCTCCCGCCAAGCGCGTGGTGGATGTGGACCGCATGCGGGACATCATCGACGAAGTGCGCAACAACCTGCCTGACGAGATCCGCGAAAGCAAAAAGATCGTGAACGACCGCGAGCAGATCATGAAAAACGCCCAGGTGGAATCCGAGACCATCATCCAGAAAGCTGAGGAGCGCGCCGGTGCCCTGGTCAGCGAGCAGGAGATCGTCAAACGCAGCCGCCAGCGCGCCGCCGAGATCCTGACCGCAGCCAACACACAGGCAAAGGATTTGACCAGAAATGCAACGGTGTACTGTGAAACTTTGCTGAAAAAGTCCGAGGAGACCCTTGCCCGCAGTGTGGCGGACATTAAAAATACCCGCATGAACCTGCGCAGCGCCACCCGGCCTAATCGCGGCGGCCAGGGCGGGCAAAACCAGTAA
- the mraZ gene encoding division/cell wall cluster transcriptional repressor MraZ has product MLVGQYDYAIDAKGRLNFPAKFRDAMGETFIVTRWLDHCLAAFPSDEFEKVAAKIEEKGLVKGRSVSRMLYSSAVEVTPDKQGRIQLPARLREYAGLDHDVTVIGNRSFAEIWNTAAWNGSQESSDEDFTAAMEALDF; this is encoded by the coding sequence ATGCTGGTAGGCCAGTACGACTACGCCATCGACGCCAAAGGCCGCCTGAATTTCCCCGCCAAGTTCCGCGACGCCATGGGTGAGACCTTTATTGTCACCCGCTGGCTGGACCACTGCCTGGCCGCTTTCCCCAGTGACGAGTTTGAAAAGGTCGCCGCCAAGATTGAAGAAAAAGGGCTGGTCAAGGGCCGCAGCGTCAGCCGCATGCTCTACTCCTCCGCTGTGGAGGTCACGCCGGACAAGCAGGGCCGCATCCAGCTGCCCGCCCGCCTGCGGGAGTATGCCGGTCTCGACCACGATGTGACCGTCATCGGTAACCGCAGCTTCGCTGAGATCTGGAACACCGCCGCCTGGAACGGCAGCCAGGAATCCAGCGACGAGGACTTTACCGCCGCCATGGAAGCGCTGGATTTTTAA
- the rsmH gene encoding 16S rRNA (cytosine(1402)-N(4))-methyltransferase RsmH, with protein sequence MEFSHIPVLLQPCLDGLNIDPTGIYLDGTAGGAGHSTQIAKRLTTGRLISLDQDPDAVAVATERLKGLPAQVVQANFREAARVLAELDIPAVNGALLDLGVSSHQLDDAARGFSYHADAPLDMRMSQQGPTAADLVNTLDREELTRILRDYGEEPYAWQIAGKIVTARQEKPILTTMQLADLVASAVPPAERRKAKNPARRTFQAIRIAVNSELDALNEGLDAIFNCLAPGGRLCVITFHSLEDRLVKNKFRRWAQRCTCPPEQPICTCGGVPKAKLITRKPIEADAEELEVNRRSRSAKLRVLEKV encoded by the coding sequence ATGGAATTTTCCCACATTCCCGTACTTTTGCAGCCCTGCCTGGATGGGTTGAACATCGACCCCACCGGCATCTACCTGGACGGCACCGCCGGCGGCGCAGGGCACAGCACCCAGATCGCTAAACGTCTTACCACCGGGCGCTTGATCTCGCTCGACCAGGACCCGGATGCGGTGGCAGTCGCCACCGAAAGGCTCAAGGGCCTGCCCGCCCAGGTGGTACAGGCAAACTTCCGCGAGGCAGCGCGTGTCCTTGCGGAGCTTGACATCCCGGCGGTCAACGGTGCTCTGCTGGACCTCGGCGTTTCCAGCCACCAGCTGGACGACGCGGCACGCGGCTTCTCCTACCATGCCGACGCCCCGTTGGATATGCGCATGAGCCAGCAGGGCCCGACCGCCGCGGACCTGGTCAACACCCTCGACCGCGAGGAGCTGACCCGCATCCTGCGGGACTACGGCGAGGAACCCTACGCCTGGCAGATTGCCGGTAAAATTGTGACCGCGCGGCAGGAAAAGCCCATCCTGACTACCATGCAGCTGGCTGACCTGGTTGCCAGCGCTGTGCCCCCGGCCGAGCGCCGCAAGGCCAAAAACCCGGCCCGCCGCACCTTCCAGGCCATCCGCATCGCCGTCAACTCTGAACTGGACGCCCTGAACGAGGGCCTGGACGCTATCTTCAACTGCCTGGCCCCGGGTGGTCGGCTCTGCGTCATCACCTTCCACAGCCTGGAGGACCGCCTGGTCAAGAACAAGTTCCGCCGTTGGGCGCAGCGCTGCACCTGCCCGCCGGAACAGCCCATCTGCACCTGCGGCGGCGTGCCGAAAGCCAAGCTTA